The Muribaculum intestinale genome includes the window GTTAAGAGGACCGTCTACGTCAAACTCATCATACCACACAAGTCTGCGCCCGTCAGCGGTGCGGTTGAGCACAGGAGCTATATCTACATACTTAACGACAGGAACAGAATCAACGTCGAAGTCTATAGGCAGACAAAGATATCGGGAGTCGGCAAGACAGCCGGGACGCCATTTGTCAGCAAAGAAATATACACTGTCGCCTACTACCAGAGGGAAAGCCCCCTGCCCACCGAATGTCGTGTCACTGCCCTCGCCTACAAATGGTGAAGGATGTTCGGTCCACTCTCCCATTATCCTGTCGGCCGAGAACATGCGTGCCTTATTTGGCGCCCATCCTGTACATCCCGAACATATCATCCAATATCGGCCATTTTTCTTAAACAAGACAGGAGCCTCGTTGTGTCCGGCAGGAAAAATACGTATATATTTGCTTGTATGGGCGTTGTAACTGCTGTTGAGTTCGGCGATGTTAAGCGTAAGATTCTCTTCTGAAGAATAAATATGATATGCCTTTCCGTCATCATCGACAAAAACAGTCATGTCGCGCGACATCTGGCCGCCCGATAAATCACGGATAAGAAACATACCCTTCTTCACAGCATCAAGCCACTCGGGACTCCATCCGGTGTATTCATCAGTGTTCCATTTGGCGCCACGCAATGATTTATCGAAATTCAAAGGATATTTACCGGGGTTGACTCTTCGGGAATATTTAAACTCGAATGGCCCATCCGGCCTGTCGCTCTCGGCCACAGCCACATGGGCGGCATCGTAGCCCCTACCCTTCAGTTCGTGGTGAAACCACATGACATATTTCTTTGTCTTAGGACAATACACTACCTTAGGGCGCTCTATAGTACAACCTTTCTGCACTGTGCTGGCGGTATCGTCGACCACCTTGAATGCAATGCCCTCGTTCTTCCAGTCAACAAGATCGGCGGACGAATAACACGCGACTCCCTTCTGATAATCCGCATCAAATCCGGGCCGGTGCTCCCCATACCAGTAATAGAGTGAGTCGGTCCTGATTATGTTTCCGCCATGGCAGTTTATGCGGTTGCTTTCAGTGTCGTACCACTCTGCACCGTTCACCAACGGACCTGACGCCATACCGGCTCCAAAAGCCGGGAAACACGACACACAGAGAATCACTAAAGACACGAAATGTGATAAACTAAACTTTTTCATTAATACAGAGTTGAAATATACATAAGGCCTCAATGATTACATGAAGCATCAGGCTCATAAGACATCCGATTTCATATTCATACCGATTTTTCCACTCATTGCCTGCTTTCATCGCCTAAAGTTACAAAAATTCTGCAAAACAGGCATCATCAGCATCGAATAACAAATAAATCATACAATCTATCATGTAAACAACGGCAACAGAAGCATATGTTGAAATAAATGCTTAACTTTGCAAATATATACAACCTAATATATTTTACTACTCATCAGCCAATGAAAGTAATGAAATTTGGCGGCACGTCGGTAGGCACGATAGAAAGCCTGCGCAACGTGAAAGCCATTGTCGAAAGTTGCGACGAACCGGTGGTGGTAGTGGTGTCGGCGCTTGGCGGCATCACCGACCAGCTGATTGCCACCGCACGGCTGGCTGCGGCAGGTGACATAGCACATCTTGAAAGCTACGCGCGCATCGTAGAACGTCACCGCCAGGTGATTGACGGTATAGTGCCCGAAGCGTTCAAGCTGGAAGTGCTCTCGATTGTCAACCCGCTGCTTGAGGAACTTGGCAATATCTATCGCGGTGTAAGCCTTATCCGCGACCTGAGCCAGCGTACCCTCGACATTATCGTCAGCTACGGCGAGCGCATATCATCGGTAATCGTATCGCGCGTAATTGAAGGTGCGGTACATATCGACAGCCGCACTTTTATCAAGACGGTAAAGCAATGGGACAAGCATGTACTCGACAATGACGCCACACAACCTCTGATTCACGAACGATTCGACAATCTTAATGCAAAAGTGGTAGTCGTCCCCGGCTTTATAGCCAGCGACGCAGAAGGCAATGTCACCAATCTCGGCCGAGGCGGCTCAGACTACACCGCGGCAATCATCGCGGCAGCTCTCGATGCCCGAGTGCTTGAGATTTGGACCGATGTCGACGGATTCATGACCGCCGACCCGCGCGTAATCTCCGGCGCACTGGTAATCGACCGACTGTCGTTTACCGAAGCGATGGAGCTATGCAACTTCGGAGCCAAGGTCATCTATCCTCCCACTATCTATCCTGTATTCCACAAGAACATACCTATAGTAATCAAGAATACCTTCAACCCGTCAGCCGCAGGCACATGGATCAGCGAGCAGGAGCCGTCGCCGGAGGGCAAAGCTATCAAGGGTATCAGCTCAATCAACGATACATGTCTTGTCACCATCAA containing:
- a CDS encoding family 43 glycosylhydrolase, coding for MKKFSLSHFVSLVILCVSCFPAFGAGMASGPLVNGAEWYDTESNRINCHGGNIIRTDSLYYWYGEHRPGFDADYQKGVACYSSADLVDWKNEGIAFKVVDDTASTVQKGCTIERPKVVYCPKTKKYVMWFHHELKGRGYDAAHVAVAESDRPDGPFEFKYSRRVNPGKYPLNFDKSLRGAKWNTDEYTGWSPEWLDAVKKGMFLIRDLSGGQMSRDMTVFVDDDGKAYHIYSSEENLTLNIAELNSSYNAHTSKYIRIFPAGHNEAPVLFKKNGRYWMICSGCTGWAPNKARMFSADRIMGEWTEHPSPFVGEGSDTTFGGQGAFPLVVGDSVYFFADKWRPGCLADSRYLCLPIDFDVDSVPVVKYVDIAPVLNRTADGRRLVWYDEFDVDGPLNDSVWNYEEGFARNHEAQWYHRDNAYCKDGLLILEARKTRSPNPMFEDGSSDWRRSRPTIEYTSASVNTRGKKEFRYGTLEVRARIPVGPGAWPAIWTLGNDMPWPSCGEIDIMEYYRIDGVPHILANAAWGNDRQYDAVWNSKTVNYEHFLAKDADWASKFHIWRMDWDESALKIYIDGELINEVSLDDTVNGTVGNGTNPMRQPHYFLLDLALGGDHGGDIDNGALPMRYEIDYVRLYQ